A stretch of the Capsicum annuum cultivar UCD-10X-F1 chromosome 10, UCD10Xv1.1, whole genome shotgun sequence genome encodes the following:
- the LOC107845148 gene encoding probable L-type lectin-domain containing receptor kinase S.5 translates to MYYLGKIRSLTSLVHLFFTFILLLEGFLVIRVDCLNFSYPSFTKEDANDLITTNHSYIAFGALQVTGDARGASITNLSGRIWYSQSLNLWNRKKNITASFNSTFVINIKPESDPWGEGLAFILTKESGPNTIPDKSYGQWLGIVNASTNGSSSNNIVAVEFDTRKSYLDDLDDNHVGIDINSINSVNQISLTDSGVNLSRAVDVIASVRYDGESKILKVYTFMSNQTGENERNPIISMPLDLSSYLPEDVFVGFSASTGIYNQLNCIKAWNFTSTDIGNYNENNNGVSLLWLWILIPIISVLVMFLGGVFIYFTWRRKKKRMQVLDQDEIIEIQIQNSATAPQRFQLKDLKRATGNFDPKNILGRGGCGVVFKGLLADNKEVAVKRFFRDSSQGAKDLIAEVTTIGNLHHKNLVKLIGWCYESNELLVVYEFMPNGSLDKLIFCEENGEIREGLRLNWEIRHGIICGIAQALDYLHNRCQKRVLHRDIKASNIMLDSELNAQLGDFGLARTVQVNGKTHHSTKEIAGTIGYMAPESFHIGRATVETDVFAFGVLILEVACGRKPGKQYEENNYCNRVIEYVWDMYKIGRIIDAIDVRLDRDFDEEQAECVLILGLACCHPNPYERPSMKTALQILTGESVLPNIPTEKPAFVWPARAPSSNEAYGDSLQLTPITVLSGR, encoded by the coding sequence ATGTATTATCTAGGCAAGATTAGATCTTTAACTTCCCTTGTTCATCTTTTCTTCACATTCATACTTCTCTTGGAAGGATTTTTGGTTATTAGGGTGGATTGTCTGAATTTCAGCTACCCAAGTTTCACTAAGGAAGACGCGAATGATCTCATCACTACTAATCATTCCTATATAGCCTTCGGTGCTCTCCAAGTAACTGGCGATGCTCGTGGAGCTTCCATTACAAATTTGTCTGGAAGAATATGGTATTCACAGTCTTTGAATCTATGGAACAGGAAAAAAAACATCACAGCATCGTTTAATTCAACGTTTGTGATTAATATCAAACCTGAGAGTGATCCATGGGGTGAAGGATTGGCTTTCATATTGACTAAAGAAAGTGGTCCTAACACAATCCCAGATAAAAGTTACGGGCAATGGCTTGGAATCGTGAATGCAAGTACTAATGGATCTTCTTCAAACAACATAGTTGCAGTTGAATTTGACACGAGgaaaagttatcttgatgatcttGATGATAATCATGTTGGCATTGACATAAACAGCATCAACTCTGTCAATCAAATTTCTTTGACTGATAGTGGTGTTAACCTTTCACGAGCTGTTGATGTTATAGCGAGTGTACGATATGATGGAGAATCCAAGATCTTGAAGGTTTATACATTCATGAGTAATCAAACAGGAGAAAATGAGAGAAATCCCATCATTTCCATGCCACTTGATCTTTCTAGTTATCTCCCCGAGGATGTTTTCGTGGGATTTTCAGCCTCAACTGGGATATATAATCAGCTGAACTGCATAAAGGCATGGAATTTTACAAGCACGGATATTGGGAACtataatgagaacaataatggaGTTAGCCTATTGTGGTTGTGGATCTTGATACCAATAATATCGGTTCTGGTTATGTTCTTAGGTGGGGTTTTCATATATTTCACCTGGAGGAGAAAAAAGAAGAGGATGCAAGTGTTGGACCAagatgagatcatagagattcaGATTCAGAATTCGGCTACTGCACCTCAGAGATTCCAACTGAAGGACTTGAAACGAGCAACCGGGAACTTTGATCCCAAGAACATTCTTGGAAGAGGAGGATGTGGAGTAGTGTTCAAAGGGTTGTTAGCTGATAATAAAGAGGTGGCTGTGAAGAGATTCTTTAGAGATTCAAGTCAAGGGGCAAAAGATCTCATAGCAGAAGTCACAACCATAGGCAATCTCCACCACAAGAACCTTGTCAAATTGATAGGATGGTGCTACGAAAGCAATGAACTCCTTGTGGTGTATGAGTTCATGCCAAATGGGAGCTTAGACAAGTTAATATTTTGTGAAGAAAATGGCGAAATCAGAGAAGGGTTGAGACTTAACTGGGAAATAAGGCATGGCATTATCTGTGGGATTGCTCAAGCACTGGATTATCTGCACAATAGGTGTCAGAAAAGAGTACTTCACAGAGACATAAAAGCCAGCAACATCATGCTTGACTCGGAGCTCAATGCACAGTTAGGAGATTTCGGATTGGCTAGAACAGTTCAAGTGAATGGAAAGACTCACCATTCAACAAAAGAGATTGCTGGAACTATAGGCTATATGGCACCAGAGAGTTTCCATATAGGCCGAGCCACAGTTGAAACAGACGTTTTTGCATTTGGAGTGCTGATTCTTGAAGTTGCTTGTGGTCGAAAACCTGGAAAACAATACGAGGAGAATAATTATTGTAATAGAGTCATTGAATATGTATGGGACATGTACAAGATTGGAAGGATCATTGATGCTATAGATGTCAGATTGGATAGAGACTTCGATGAAGAACAGGCTGAATGTGTGTTGATATTAGGATTGGCTTGTTGCCATCCAAATCCTTATGAAAGGCCAAGCATGAAAACAGCTTTACAGATTCTTACAGGGGAATCAGTTCTGCCAAATATCCCCACTGAGAAACCTGCTTTTGTATGGCCAGCCAGAGCTCCATCGTCTAACGAAGCTTACGGTGACTCTCTCCAACTTACACCAATTACAGTACTCAGTGGCAGATGA